A section of the Humulus lupulus chromosome 2, drHumLupu1.1, whole genome shotgun sequence genome encodes:
- the LOC133815121 gene encoding uncharacterized protein LOC133815121 has translation MTLSPWDLPLLADQNQYSNFQIFLQSVTPIIPSKCLPKNGTKILTGLPPSHGEDFVECFSLSSLWKFFTETSVYGVGVPILLNNGDSVLQYYCPSLSALQIYLENPFVSPMRVGNINCCWSDESESDELSQSLSNNSSKSSDNSSDGSNTDHEVSSQTVDCFGDLYFQFNETSSPYDRIPLTEKINELAQNYPGLLKFQSTDLSPYSWIAIAWYPIYQIPLTKNVKELSACFVTYHNLSSFHGKLLLTRDTKENISCLGSRGSNSNLNEQEQEKEGHSAIRPFAAATYKMNGELWMNPETADQQKIGSYLDATTSWLKLLRFQHHDFNFFMSRRCF, from the exons ATGACACTCTCTCCATGGGATTTGCCTCTTCTTGCTGATCAAAACCAATACTCCAACTTTCAGATCTTTCTCCAATCTGTGACTCCCATCATTCCTTCCAAGTGCCTTCCCAAG AATGGTACAAAAATCCTAACCGGGCTTCCTCCGTCACATGGTGAAGATTTTGTGGAATGCTTCTCCTTAAGCAGCCTTTGGAAATTCTTCACTGAAACTAGTGTCTATGGTGTCGGTGTCCCAATTCTCTTGAACAATGGTGACAGTGTCCTACAATACTACTGTCCATCCTTATCAGCTCTCCAAATATATTTGGAAAATCCCTTTGTTTCACCAAT GAGGGTTGGAAATATCAACTGCTGTTGGAGTGATGAGAGCGAAAGTGATGAACTATCACAGTCTTTAAGTAATAATTCAAGTAAGAGCTCCGATAACTCTTCGGATGGTTCCAACACTGACCATGAAGTCTCATCTCAAACAGTTGATTGCTTTGGCGACCTGTATTTCCAATTCAACGAGACATCTAGTCCTTATGATAGAATCCCTCTAACCGAAAAG ATCAATGAATTAGCACAGAACTATCCTGGTTTACTGAAGTTTCAGAGCACAGATCTCTCTCCTTATAGTTGGATAGCCATTGCTTG GTATCCTATATATCAGATTCCATTGACCAAGAATGTGAAAGAGTTGTCAGCATGTTTTGTCACGTATCATAATCTCTCCTCCTTCCATGGTAAGTTGCTCTTG ACAAGAGATACAAAAGAAAACAT AAGTTGTCTGGGTTCTAGAGGCAGCAACAGCAATCTAAATGAACAAGAACAAGAAAAAGAAGGTCATAGCGCAATTCGCCCTTTCGCAGCTGCAACATATAAGATGAATGGAGAGCTTTGGATGAATCCAGAGACTGCAGATCAACAAAAGATTGGCTCTTATCTGGATGCCACTACTTCCTGGTTGAAGCTTCTCCGTTTCCAGCATCATGACTTCAATTTCTTCATGTCTCGTAGATGTTTCTGA